A part of Gouania willdenowi chromosome 2, fGouWil2.1, whole genome shotgun sequence genomic DNA contains:
- the LOC114474396 gene encoding histone H2A, which yields MSGRGKTGGKARAKAKTRSSRAGLQFPVGRVHRLLRKGNYAQRVGAGAPVYLAAVLEYLTAEILELAGNAARDNKKTRIIPRHLQLAVRNDEELNKLLGGVTIAQGGVLPNIQAVLLPKKTEKAAKAK from the coding sequence ATGAGCGGCAGAGGAAAGACCGGAGGTAAGGCCAGAGCAAAGGCAAAGACCCGTTCATCCAGGGCTGGTCTTCAGTTCCCAGTGGGTCGTGTCCACAGACTGCTCCGTAAAGGCAACTATGCTCAGCGCGTCGGTGCCGGTGCTCCCGTCTACCTGGCGGCCGTGCTGGAGTATCTGACCGCTGAGATCCTGGAGCTGGCTGGAAACGCTGCCCGCGACAACAAGAAGACCCGCATCATCCCCCGTCACCTGCAGCTGGCTGTCCGCAACGACGAGGAGCTCAACAAGCTGCTGGGTGGAGTGACCATCGCTCAGGGTGGTGTGCTGCCCAACATCCAGGCTGTGCTGCTGCCCAAGAAGACTGAGAAAGCTGCCAAGGCCAAATAA
- the LOC114474411 gene encoding histone H2B 1/2 encodes MPEPAKSAPKKGSKKAVSKTAAGKGGKKRRKTRKESYAIYVYKVLKQVHPDTGISSKAMSIMNSFVNDIFERIGGEASRLAHYNKRSTITSREIQTAVRLLLPGELAKHAVSEGTKAVTKYTSSK; translated from the coding sequence ATGCCTGAACCCGCCAAGTCAGCGCCCAAGAAGGGCTCCAAGAAAGCAGTGAGTAAGACCGCCGCCGGTAAGGGaggaaagaagaggagaaagaCCAGGAAGGAGAGTTACGCCATCTACGTGTACAAGGTGCTGAAACAGGTCCACCCTGATACTGGTATCTCCTCCAAGGCCATGAGCATCATGAACTCCTTTGTCAACGACATCTTTGAACGCATCGGAGGTGAAGCTTCTCGTCTGGCTCACTACAACAAACGCTCCACCATCACCTCCAGGGAGATCCAGACTGCTGTGCGTCTGCTGCTGCCCGGAGAGCTGGCCAAGCACGCTGTGTCTGAGGGCACCAAGGCTGTGACCAAGTACACCAGCTCCAAGTAA
- the LOC114474325 gene encoding histone H1.11L-like, giving the protein MAEVAPAAPPKPAKKKAAKPVKSGPAVSELILDAVAASNEKKGVSLAALKKALAAGGYDVEKKNVYIKTGIKSLVAKGALVQTKGSGASGSFKLAKSTEAKAKKPAVKKSPAKKAAAKVKKPAAKKPAAAKKPKAAAKKTPVKKAKKPAAAAKKAAAKSPKKSPKKAAKKAPAAKKAPAARKAPAKRVAKPKAKKAAAKKK; this is encoded by the coding sequence ATGGCTGAAGTCGCTCCCGCTGCTCCACCAAAGCCCGCCAAGAAGAAAGCAGCCAAACCGGTGAAGTCCGGTCCAGCAGTCAGTGAGTTAATCCTGGACGCTGTGGCTGCTTCCAATGAGAAGAAAGGAGTTTCTCTGGCTGCTCTGAAGAAAGCTCTCGCTGCTGGAGGATACGACGTGGAGAAGAAGAACGTTTACATAAAGACGGGCATTAAAAGCCTGGTGGCCAAAGGTGCTTTGGTTCAGACCAAAGGCTCCGGAGCTTCTGGATCCTTTAAACTGGCCAAGAGCACCGAGGCCAAAGCTAAGAAGCCtgctgtgaagaaatcacccgCAAAGAAAGCCGCAGCCAAGGTGAAGAAACCTGCAGCTAAGAAACCCGCAGCTGCCAAAAAGCccaaagcagcagcaaagaAAACTCCAGTCAAGAAGGCGAAGAAACCTGCAGCAGCGGCCAAGAAAGCGGCCGCCAAGAGTCCCAAGAAGAGCCCCAAGAAGGCAGCTAAAAAAGCTCCTGCAGCTAAAAAAGCTCCTGCAGCTAGGAAAGCTCCTGCTAAGAGGGTAGCCAAGCCCAAAGCTAAGAAGGCAGCAGCCAAGAAGAAGTGA
- the LOC114474378 gene encoding histone H3, giving the protein MARTKQTARKSTGGKAPRKQLATKAARKSAPATGGVKKPHRYRPGTVALREIRRYQKSTELLIRKLPFQRLVREIAQDFKTDLRFQSSAVMALQEASEAYLVGLFEDTNLCAIHAKRVTIMPKDIQLARRIRGERA; this is encoded by the coding sequence ATGGCAAGAACCAAGCAGACCGCCCGTAAATCCACCGGAGGTAAAGCTCCCAGGAAGCAGCTGGCCACCAAGGCTGCCCGTAAAAGCGCCCCGGCCACTGGCGGAGTGAAGAAGCCTCACCGCTACAGGCCCGGTACCGTGGCTCTGAGAGAGATCCGTCGCTACCAGAAGTCCACGGAGCTGCTGATCCGCAAACTGCCCTTCCAGCGCCTCGTCCGAGAGATCGCTCAGGACTTCAAGACCGACCTGCGCTTCCAGAGCTCCGCCGTCATGGCTCTGCAGGAGGCCAGCGAGGCTTACCTGGTGGGTCTGTTCGAGGACACCAACCTGTGCGCCATCCACGCCAAGAGGGTCACCATCATGCCCAAAGACATCCAGCTGGCCCGCCGCATCCGTGGAGAGAGAGCTTAA
- the LOC114474318 gene encoding histone H1-like: MAEVAPAAPPKPAKKKAAKPKKAGPNASKLICDAVAASKDKKGVSLAALKKALAAGGYDVDKNKGRVKTTVKSLVAKGALVQTKGSGASGSFKLAKSTEAKAKKPAVKKSPAKKAAAKVKKPAAKKPAAAKKPKAAAKKTPVKKSPKKVKKPAAAAKKAAAKSPKKSPKKAAKKAPAAKKAPAARKAPAKRVAKPKAKKAAAKKK, encoded by the coding sequence ATGGCTGAAGTCGCTCCCGCCGCTCCACCAAAGCCCGCTAAGAAGAAAGCAGCCAAACCGAAGAAGGCTGGTCCCAACGCCAGCAAACTCATCTGTGACGCTGTGGCTGCTTCCAAGGACAAGAAAGGAGTTTCTCTGGCTGCTCTGAAGAAGGCTCTCGCTGCTGGAGGATACGACGTGGACAAAAACAAAGGCCGCGTTAAGACAACTGTCAAAAGCCTGGTGGCCAAAGGTGCTTTGGTTCAGACCAAAGGCTCCGGAGCTTCTGGATCCTTTAAACTGGCCAAGAGCACCGAGGCCAAAGCTAAGAAGCCtgctgtgaagaaatcacctgCAAAGAAAGCCGCAGCCAAGGTGAAGAAACCTGCAGCTAAGAAACCCGCAGCTGCCAAAAAGCccaaagcagcagcaaagaAGACTCCAGTCAAGAAGTCTCCCAAGAAGGTGAAGAAACCTGCAGCAGCGGCCAAGAAAGCGGCCGCCAAGAGTCCCAAGAAGAGCCCCAAGAAGGCAGCTAAGAAAGCTCCTGCAGCTAAAAAAGCTCCTGCAGCTAGGAAAGCTCCTGCTAAGAGGGTAGCCAAGCCCAAAGCTAAGAAGGCAGCAGCCAAGAAGAAGTGA